The DNA window GAGCTCCGCTAAAATCGGTGTATAATTCTGTTTCGTTTTGCAATAGGAGAAAGAAAAGCGTCGTCAGGAGGCCATTTTAGCTAAGGAACAGGTACCTAAATGCCTTACCTTCTGTCTTGTTCTTAATACCAATCCGATCACTTTCCGTTTAATATTTGGGAgaaaataaactattttagctttctaaaacaaaatttattaattgcttCAAGACTTGTTTCTTTATGACTTTATTTCATGTTCCTTTTCCTTGTCTATACATGaatctatttaaattttatttactgaTGCCATTTTGGTGATTTGGGCCATTGAATGAGttatattcaaaatttgttgTCTAAATTGAGCTTTTGTTGAACTTGTTATCGTGTTTCGGTGGGTCCAAACTATACGCTTTTTGGTTATTGTTTAATAGGGGTCGTAAAAGACCAACTTTGCCATCTTGGTATCAGTTACTTCCCTCAAGATATTAAccaaaaccaattttttttttaatttaggaaCTACAGAAACAGAAAGAAATGCTGTTGGCCGCCGAAATGGTAAGAGGACTAGATAATCCCTTGGAATAAGtaataaaatgcattaaacTTTGTTATTTTCTCTCTATAAAGGAACGAGAACGTCGTCGCCAACACATGAGTCTTATTCGGATGTTGGAGCTTCGTCGGAAATTCGAGGATCGTGAAAAGAAGAAACATCAGCTGGTGCTGGACCGTTTGCTTCTGCGTGAGCGTCGTATGGCGGAGCGCAAACGAGATGCCGAGATTTTGCAGTTGATAAGGCGTCCTAATGAGGACTCTGAAATGCCACAAGAACTGGTAATCCCAGAGCTGGATAGGATTGCAGGGAACAGACTTCCCGGCCAGGCAATGGCCGATTTGCTGATGGTCTTTGAATTCCTGCATAATTTCGGGGAGACTCTGGGCTTTGACATGGAATCACTGCCCTCGCTTCAAAACCTGCATGATGCTTTAATGAGCGATAGCAATGCGGATGCGGAGGAGGAGTTGCTGTCGGTGATGACGCATCTATTGGTTTGTGCCATTGAGGATCCAGGTGTTCCCAATCCCGGCAGACACACCACTTTACTGGGACAATCGCTTCGCAATGCGGACATCACCAACTCGAATGTATCCGAAATCCTGAGGATTTATCTGTATGCTACGGCCACCGGCGAAGTGCGTCAAATGCACGGAATCACTGTGGATCGTGAGCGGGAGAGAAGGGTGCCAGATCATCACCAACTAGATAGCGATACCAcctcacactcgcactcagTAAAGAACCAGGAGTATTATAAGCTTCTCCATGAAAACGATACCTGGAAGTTGTCGCAATCGCTGAAAGATCGCCCCTTCGTTGCGTTGAATCCCACCCGTAAAGCCCAAATGTTGGCCCATCTTTGCAATGACCTGCTCATGAACAAGGCCGTGCTCCGCCAGATTGATGGAAGCCTGGAAACTTGCGCCCAGATGCGAAAGGAGAAATACATGACGGACATGAAGGTGCGCAAGTACAAGGCTCTTCACATGCGCAAGGCTCGAATTGAGGCGTACGAACGAGCTCAGGCGGAGCGTGAGGCGGCCATGCAGGCGTTGATGGCACAGCAGAAGCTGGATGCAGAACGTCTTAAGGCGGAGGAGGAAGCCAAGGCCGCggcagcagaagaagcagcagctgcagccgaAACAGATGGAGAGGCAGCCAAAGGTGGCTCACCCAATGGCGAGATGGCAGAAGATGGCGATCAGGCTGTGGAGGGAGCCGCCAAGGAACCCCAACCGCAGCAACCAATGGAAGTGGATGGCGTGGTCGATGAGGAATCTCTTGTAAGTCCTGCCAAACCCATCGTCCAAACGGACAATAGTCTGACGCCCAGCAAACAGGACATGCCCACACCCACCTACCAAATTAATGGATCCAGCACACCTACCACAAGTGCTGTTACTGGAGGCGACATGAATGCTCTGCTGCAGGCCAAGAAAAGCGGGGCCCGGAACTCCATCAACGATGAACACCACCACGATGTTAGTATTATTGACGATGATCTTTCCGACTTGGATTCGGAGATCACAAATGtcgaggaggacgaggacaaTCGCTTGAGTGCCGATGAGTTGCAGAAGAAGCTTGACAAGATTGTCAGAGCTTCCCTTAACTGCAAAGAGGCGCTGGAGAAGAGCACAAATCAGCTGAGAGCAGCGTGCTTCGGGCAGGATCGCTTCTGGCGTCGCTACTGGAAGTTGCCCAAGGCTGGTGGTATTTTTATTGAAGCACTTGAGTCGGCCCAGAATGATATATGCGGTTATCACGAGGCATTGGAGGGCATGGATGACAAAAAGGATGCAAATGATAAGAAAGAGAACTCCGAAAATGAGAAAGATATTGCGGCGGAGTCCAGTGAGCAAgcaatggatgtggatgaatCTGACACGAAACTGGAAGATGGTGTTCCAGCTCCGGACGTCGAGATGCCTGAATCTAATCAACAGAACGCACATCAGGATGAGGaagatgacgatgatgatgtaACTGAAATCAACAAGGTGGAACCGGAAATTGTTGATCTGggcgatgatgacgacgatgcAGCTCCTCCACTGCCCAAGATTGAACCTCCCAGGCCAGAGATCAAAGTTAAATCAGAAATGGAGCTGATGGGTCCACCACCCACGACCATGATATCCACTAAGACCGACTTTGAAgctgaaattaaaatacccGCTATGCCCGGCATCTTGATGCCGCCTACCcttaacaacaataacaccaataataacaataacaacaatggaAGCGACAACTGTGATAAGTTGGACACTGGTTTGGGACtaggacagcagcagcagaacttTAGCCAGTCTGTGATCAAGACGGAGGATGTGAAAAAAGAGGATGACTGCATAATAGTATCTACATCCAGTGTCGACGATACACCAAAGTGGTTTTCCATTGTTCGTCGGGAGGTTCCACTCATCAGTGAGCTGCCAGCGGAGGAGGGAGGCGTGGTGGGCCAGGAACTGCAAATCAGCTATGCAAATCAGAATTGCTCGGcccaactgcagctgcaaggTCATCCATGGGATTTGATCAACAACATGCAGTACTATTCGATTCCAATGGACGAATGCAAGGTGGACACCAGCAAACTGGGCCACGAGTGCATCTTCTCGCTGAGCGGGCTCGATGAAAAGCAAATGCTAGCCAAGGTGGAGGAGTATAAGGCCCACAAGGTGGAGTCAAAAAACGGTCTGGGCTCTCCTCATCGCCACCACGAGACTAAAGATGATGAGGAGCAGGCCAAGCTGAAGTTGGACAAGGAGATGGACACCGAAATGGAAACAGATGGAGATGAGCTTGCCGGCAAGGAAAAGTTTTTTCGCTTGCGCTCTGATGCACCACCGGATACGGGAGGAGGGGCCAGCGAGGGCACTGATGTAAAGCCCAAGATGGAGCTTCGTTTGGATGAGGCGTTATCACAGGCATATTACCACAACATAGCCAATATGTCATTGAGCAGTGTTCAAACTTATATACCCATCGACATCCCTCTGCCGCTTTCCATGACCCCCGATGAGCATCGCCTGCTGGAGCAGGTTAAGCTAGCAGGTTTTCCGAAACGAGTTCACGGCGTTTACGTGCCTCGCAGGCAGCGCTACGGCTGGTGGCAATTGGACGATGAACAGAAGCTGCGCCAGCTGCTCAAAACACTCAATCCGTCCGGTTTGAGGGAGCGCGAACTGCAGGAGAATCTTCAACGTTTCCTAGGGCTGGAACAGCCATTGGGTGTGAATTATCAGCTGAAATCGGACACCGATTTCCCGGAGGAATTCCTAATGCCTGACAAAAAGGGCGATTGGAATCCCAAGGTGGCCAAACGAGTGGAGCTTGCCCTTATCGAACAACTAGAATCGCTGGAGGACAAGGTGGCCAGTGCTTCCATGCAACTGAAGAACTGGCAATTGCCCAACCGCGTGGAGAGTGAACTCACCTTGGACTCGCAGGAGGATGTCACCGAGGAGGACTTCGTGAGCATCATACCCATGATCCGTGAAAGAATCATTGACTTGGAGGCAAATATCGAAAGGCGTTACTTGAAGCCGCCGTTGGGCTCGCAGACAGGCGATGCCCATTTGGCGGTGATTGCCCAGAACCAGCATACCAGCACCCAGACGCAGAACTCCGCATCGGCAGCCGCATATCTCCTGcagatgcaacagcagcagcagcaacagcagttggcccaacagcagcaacagcaacagagtTCAGGTACGGGAAATAGCCTGAATCCCTCATCCTTCAACGAGCGTACAATGGCTTTGGCGGCAGCAGCCGCGGGGCCAGGAAACGCAAGCGGAGGCGCAAACACGGCACTCGTAGCAGGAGCTATGCCCTGCGAATCGGGCAGCGGAGAAGCGAACTCCGGCAACGCCTCCCCGGCCAGCAACTGCGACAGCGATCGGGATGAGAAGGTGGAGCAGATCCCCAAGGGATTGGTGCAGTGGCGTGACGCGGTGTCCCGATCGCACACCACCGCCCAGCTGGCGATGGCCCTGTACGTGCTGGAATCCTGCGTGGCCTGGGACAAGAGCATTATGAAAGCGGTAAGATTAGGAGGGTGTTGAAAACCTTTGAGAAATCCCGATAAGAAAACGATAACCTGCTTGGCACCCGCCTATATTTGTGGTCCATTTCATTGTTGTTTTGGCtgcacacacactaacaccCACTACTCACACCCCACACACATGATTGTACACTCATGCATTGCACAACCATCTAATATTTCGACACACTAACCGGTATTCACCACAACTGAAACGGAGGTTTTGAAAATTTAGTGAAGAGAACATGTATCACAGTTGTTTTATGATTTGTATTCTTGACTTGCATTTTAAGTTTTCTCTatacgttttgttttttttaatgcaattatcTTTTATTGAAATAGCTTTAACAGAATAGTAATTTATTCAAGAATAATAAGGCACATTgcgtaatattttatatggtaaatataaatttttaaagaatatGCAACTGTGATTACACTTCTTgatgaattttttttagtacATATGTAGTTAAGTAGTTTTGAAAAACCCCTTTGCATACAAAAAACTTGGAAATTGCCTGtgaaattaattcaaattttgttttgtttctccttccgattttgtttttcattctTAACTGTCTCTTGCTGAATGTTTGACTTGTTTGTTGCTTGTGGTGTTTCATGGTGTTCTTTAAtcaaaatacaacaaatttaacgctttcatactcacacacacacaactacATTATCcaccactcacacacacatctaCATGAATGCTTTGGTTGCCCATTACCGTTTACTGTTTACCGATAACCGCTAAACCCCCTACAAACGAAACCCACCAAACCCACCAAACCCACCACGACTGTTAATCCCACCCTTCAAACGAACCGTTTCGAACTGCCAtccgaaaagtatgcaacaaaaaacaagtcCAGCAAAAAGAAGAGCAGCGCCAAAAAGCAGGCAACACCCtcgaagaagcagcagcagaagaaaaagaaaaaggagcagcagttgaCCCCCAATGGAAAAGACAGCAAAACGGCTATCAATAAGCCAGAAAACAAGGCTCCGCTGAGCATCAAAATCAACCTTAAGGCTCTGGCCCAAAATGGGCAGTGTTTGCTGAATCAAACCCACAATAAAACTCCCCCTATCCTAACCAAATCCCCAACCGCATCCCCATCCTCCCATCCAAACACTAGCGACTCCGACTCGGACTTTGGCAAACggacgaagaagaagagcGGCGGCAAACGCAGACGCTcggccaacaaaacaaactcTAGCAAATATTCCAATTCCTTACAGAATTGCCAGTTCTGCACGTCCGGCGAAAACGAGGACAAGTTGCTACTGTGCGACGGCTGCGACAAGGGCTATCACACCTATTGCTTCAAGCCCAAGATGGACAACATTCCCGATGGCGATTGGTGAGTACCAGTACCAGAACAAGTACCAGTCCTTTATCTCTAAACATCCTCATTCCTCACATGTCACTGTCATAGattacaaaaaagaaaacacattAATCCGCGTTGTCTTGTTGAGCGTTGATCGTTAACCTTTGAGAAACTGTGGCACTGTTCCTCTCtccctttctctctctctgtacCCAACTACAATCCCTAATCTGTTGAACTTTTAGTAACTTTATAAACTTTCCCTCTGCTATTCCAGGTACTGCTACGAGTGCGTGAACAAGGCCACCAATGAGCGCAAGTGCATCGTTTGCGGCGGTCATCGTCCTTCGCCCGTGGGCAAGATGATCTACTGTGACTTGTGTCCCCGTGCCTACCACGCCGATTGTTATATACCACCGCTGTTGAAGGTACCTCGTGGCAAGTGGTACTGCCACGGCTGCATCTCGCGGGCGCCTCCGCCGAAGAAGAGAAGTGCCGGTGGAACGtccggcagcagcagcaaatccAGAAGGGACAGGGATAGGGAGTCGGGCGGTTCGGCCAAGCGGCGTAGCGACAACAGCAAGACACCAGCCATGGAgcacatgcagcagcagcagcagcagatgccaCTGGCAGGCGGGGATtcccaccaccatcatcatcaccagcagcCGCCGTCGCTGAACTCCTCGCACGATGAGTCGATGAATTCTCTGCCGGCGGCTCCTCTGAGGTGAGTGTGGGGGCCTGCGGGCGGCTGAATGGGCGGCGGAGTACACGGTCCGGGTTCCAGTTAAATAATGCCTCTGCTCTCTGCAGTCCGGCGCACTCGGTGGTCTCGGCTACGACCTACGATGACCAGCACCATGCCAACAACTCGGTCGATGGCAACAGTCGCTTCCACGCGCATCTCATTCCCCCGTCAAATAATGGCACTGCGGCTCTGCTGGAAGATGTGCCGGGCGGCGGCAGTGTGATGCCCGGTGGCTACCCAGTTTATACGCCAGTTGCGGCTGGCAACTTCTCAGCCGGATTGATTAACCAAGCGCCGGTGCCGCCAGCGATGCCGTTTGCCAACGTGGTCGCCATGTCGCCACGGGCTGTCACGCCCACCCGCACCCGAACGCCTACACCGACGCCAGCACCCActccgccaccaccaccgccgacACCGCTGCTCATGCAGGCCTCGCCCACAGTTACCGCCCTCCATGTAAACGCCTGCCAGTCGCCGCCCCAACAACAGCACGCCCAACTGATGACCATGCCCTCGCCTCCAGCCATTGGAGTCGGAGCGGCAACTAACCAAATGTCGCCGCCGCCTATCAATATACATGCCATCCAGGAAGCCAAGGAGAAGCTGAAGCAGGAGAAGAAGGAAAAGCACGCCACCAAGAAGCTCATGAAGGAGCTGGCCGTCTGCAAGACGCTTTTGGGGGAAATGGAGGTGGGAACTAAACGAATCCTTTAATAAATTGGTTACCTAATGTGGTTTGCTTTACTTCTTGCAGCTTCATGAGGACTCGTGGCCATTTCTTTTGCCAGTAAACACCAAGCAGTTTCCCACATATcgaaaaataatcaaaactCCCATGGACTTGTCCACAATCAAAAAGAAACTGCAAGATTTGAGGTTAGTAACGCAACTTAACTCCTATAAAAACCATAAACTCACTAGTTGAACTTTGATTTGAACAGCTACAAAACCCGTGAGGACTTCTGCGTGGACGTGCGTCAGATCTTCGACAATTGTGAGATGTTTAACGAGGACGATTCGCCCGTTGGCAAGGCAGGGCACGGCATGCGCAAGTTCTTCGAGTCACGTTGGGGTGAACTGACTGACAAGCACTCCTGATCCAGCACTACTAGCCTGCCACAGATCCAGATGGCCACCAGCACCAGTAACACCATCAGCATGGGCACTACCGGCACCATCGTCACACCGAACAACATGGCCGTTACAGCAACGCATCCCATTGAAATGGTCACCGTGATCGCGGCAACGCAAAAGGATGAGGAGGCAGCCGTGGAGACGACAACAGCATTAACTGAAGCAGCACAATTTTGGTCAAGAGATTAGATTAGGTTAAGCAGAGATTGTACATAAATGGGAGGAAGGAGAGGGTTAGTTATAGTCTAGAAGCGCAGCATacacattaatatatatatttatatatagtagATATATAAACACAAACGCGAAAGTATTCAACGTCCTACGTCGGTAAAGACCTTGAAAAGGGGTAGctttgattaaattaaatcaccAGCCAAGGCGAACAACAAGCATGCAAGTGAAGAAGTGTAATCAGATATTAAGCATCCAAGGGcggaagaagcagcagcagcaacagtatAAACACGAACTATTAGCCGACATAAACTAGCAGTTAGAAATCGTATCGCATAAGAAGCCATTTACAGTAGACGCCCGGACTGGATGAACGCTGACAAATGACAAAAGAACACGTACAAAAACTGTCTACCAATTTCCGGTCAGATCCGATCGATCGATCAATCGTTTGAACAGTATTTTGTGCACAAAGCCGCGTCGCTTTATTTTCTACACTTACAATTCGAactctaattttaaaaactattttttaagCACCAACGAAGCGCTCATTTAAGTTTTAAAGTGTATTTTGTACTTATAGCAACTCCGAAATCTGTATTTAAACGTATTATAACTAGAGCTAACAGTTGCCCAGGCAAAAATGCGAACAATTATACTCAAAAGGCGGTGCGAGGAGGACttgtaaatgtaaatgaaagcatattaaaattaaatgtattaaattatttattctgTGTAAATTTTCCACACTGTAGTTGGTACTTTGATCGTAACTTTGGCAAATCGCAAATACAACtcgaaatcaaatcaaatcgaatcggagaataaatttaaattaacttatCCGAACGAAAGAAGCCGACGAAGCAGATAGGAAGTGCAGTGAGGAAGTGCAGTGGACATATCCTAGCGGGATCTAAGCGCAACTCCAGGACAGTATTAGAGGCAGTGGGATCCGGCTAGCAAGGCATCTGACATTTTAGCTGTACATATATAGGAAGTAGCCAGCCCGCATACAAAATTCAAGCCGATGCAAGCAATACAGACAGATACGCCTATATAGACGGTGAAATTGTTGGGGGGAATTACAAATGttacatataaattaaattactatATACACAGAATACGAATTAGCAAAGCAATGATATTTACACGATGGTATCtacatttttgaataaatcGAAACTCATTTGCAGTGCAGCACAATAATTGaatgaaattgaaactgaaactaatacagaaactgaaacagaaaaagcaaaataGAGCGAAGAATGATTTTAGAGAGTGCGAGGGCGGCCAGTCAATATCAGTATGATTTGCAACAAGACGATAATAGTTTAGAACACCAGACCAGAACTACCTACACCTacaaccagccagccagccgaaCACAGAATTAGTTGAGCGAGAGCATGTATTTTTTAGCGCAGCCATTATAGTTTGTAAAGAGGTCGATGATATTCGGTGCATGGATTATTTGGACCCGTGTTTACCACAAAATGAGCGAGATGCATTCGCAATGAGTTGCTTGTGTAAATAGGTAGCGAAAGTCCCTGAACCCATGCATGTACATTGTATATAGGATAACGATACGCATTATGCGGCATAAGTCCCAAGTTCAGTGCCCCTCCCCGCATTACCCAATATCCATTACCCATTACCCATTACGAATGAGCCATGAGCTACGTTATTGGCATGTTATTGGCATTCATACAGTTGTGTCACTTCACTATAATTGATTCGCAATAATTGAGCATTGAGCAgtcagcaaacagcaaacagcattCGCTGCCCCGTTTGCAACTCGCGTATGGATATCTAAATTCCATGGGGAGGACTGTGGAAGCTCCCCGCCATAACAATAACTGCATACATAATGGAATCttgatttgtatttatgtGTGTTCGTGGTGATACAACAGATagatgatatatatatatatatatatattttaaaattatatgtacCCAACCTACGCATATGTGAATGTAACTTActcattaacaaatattaaacgaTGGATATACTCGATAACCAAGCATCCATATTATGATTGTGAGGGGATAGCTGCCAGCTATTGCCGCTATGGCCACATAtgctaaaacaaaacaatactgaaaattacaaaaaaaatcatacATTTTGGTGGGGCATTTTCGACATTTGTGCACAAggaaaatataagtaaatcatataaaacataaaacgAATCTTTTTTGGCGGCTTAATTtgaaacaattatttatttgggtGCTTTCCAGCTTCATTATAGCAAATTCAATTGTTTACTAAGCAAACTTAAACCATCTGAGTAAATTGAGAAGACAGCCACTTAAAAATGGACACAATTTGCTGACTGTAATCTTAAACTGCTCCTCAGACATGCAATTTTATATGATCGACATATGAACTTACAAAAACCGAACCGCTTTTGGATGGCCAAGATGCTGGATGCCCCACACGCTCCATCGACAGCTGACTGAGCATGGCTGATCTGATCTGATCTGACCAATCCAAACCAATTCAGTGCTCATCTGTAACCCATGCTAACCACAAGCTTTTGAGCCTGGCCATTTGGCCACTTGGCTACTTGGCCATTTGCTTGACCGTTTACCGTTCCATTCGGGCCATGCTTCGTTGGCTGTGACAGGCCATAATCATACAAATGAAACGGGCAGAAAACGGAACAATCTGCATTTTGAAAGCGCATTAAAGACTCACCGCAACTGTCGGATGGAATGGGATCGTCGGAGATCTCAAAAGGCGTTCTCTTACGAGCGGTGCTTTTATTTCCCCATCCGATTTACGACTTCAAATCAATCGGGCAGCAGCATAAATCACTTCCTTTGTTGCTTGCGCTAAATTTGAATTGCTGACAGATTGGCCAGCATTTGAGAACCCTTTTTTTACGTGGGTGCGAATGCCTTTTAGCCAGAAATCTTTCGGAAGCATAAACATGAAGTTTTGTTGTGAGAACGGCGGTAGCCTGAGGTGTTAATGTCTTAGCCGATTTTAATCCGCAGCAATCAGGGCTCCAAACGCTTGACAAAAGATGTGCTTACCTTTTTACCTCTAAAGGCTCGATTTTCAGTCGCCGGCGATATTGACAGTTGGAAACTCGAAACGCTTTAAATTCACTGATTTATGTAATTATTCGCAGCGACAAGAATTTCGTGCGCAGTCCAACGGCGaacgaaatacaaaaaaatcgaaaaggTGGAAAGGGACGACTCCAGCAGAGGAGGACCACGACTGAAGATTGGGTCCGCTGCATCAGCCACATTATCAAAACATCATGGAAGATGACCAAATTAACTGGTCCCCAACCGAAGACGACAGACTGCAAGTTGCACTGCGAGGAAATAGGTAGCGGTCTGAAATAGCTCGTCAATTTAAAACATATCAATTTCCTTGTGTTTGGATTTAAGTTTGATTCTATGTGGGAAATAGATTATGTCACAAACCAAATAActttgttaattttaattaaattaattttaattttaaaaaatcgaCACAACACATTTTATTCTAGAGCAAATGGTTTTAAGGTAAAGACAACTCACTTCTTcagttttaaatttacttCGTAATTTTCCTGCATAAACTTATCAAATCGCACCTGATTTTCGAGGGTACAAAACTGAGTTCCTTAAAACCAGtatcaaatcaaaaaagtCACATTGCATCGTGTTTTTTTCTGATATCCTAAAAGTTTGGCTcacattttcttttcttttttaaactTGAATTTTACCCGGTTTTATTTATCTATCAATGAATTTTCGCTTTATTCCGAATGATTTTTCAAATGCATTGAACATTTGTTCCCTGTGCAGAGGCATCTTCAGTCCAAGCTCCACTGCAATGGCGACTACTTAGCGGTGCTACCTGGTCAGAACCCCTTCCTCCAGCCCCTCCAACCCCTCCCCCCCTCGTCTGCTGCGGAGGGCAATAAAATTGACTCCATCGAAATTAAGAACGAACCAAACAAAATTGTATTGAAAGGTCTTTGTGGAACTGCAGGCGGCACGGGGAGCAGCCAACTAATTTAGTGCCCTGCACCGAAACGAGTTTCGACTGCATCCTCCGATTCCACTCCATGCCAGCTATACCTATAAACCCATATGTatacctaca is part of the Drosophila yakuba strain Tai18E2 chromosome 2R, Prin_Dyak_Tai18E2_2.1, whole genome shotgun sequence genome and encodes:
- the LOC6530260 gene encoding bromodomain adjacent to zinc finger domain protein 2B isoform X2 is translated as MNKNAGDGSDGKNSNKNSNAGGGAGAGGPHDPSGLLDAASLFAYWGRDPTGAAAAAASNPLFNSQFNAAAAAGLGLLPQAGGASANDRYSMAAAAAAAAGAHHHQNTMAVAASQAASLAGLHPASWWSMAQLAAQDYFSRLQASGLSPFPHPDLAAAFGPAGMGMGGGAGGAGAGGGGAGVLGQGGGGNGGSGNGGGGSSSGSSGSKSNKSRKEKRAAQQQQQQQQSLANSLNAAAAAAAAAAANNPAAALASMHGFGVGVPGTSIPSVSTGSGSISTNSGGHGSYKSTASAYGKPSTMTSSSMASNPGSAYDPVTLHKELLAMQAVAAAASGSGSSGSSGKKSGGGGSSSSSMHGLGMGIGGGGGMMSSGKASTSVSASNSSLGGMHPSLTSSNPLMSPHSGLGSSSSSSSKDREKNNPSLNALNSLSQFGALGMTPQQSMQAAMNAFAASTGVSPSATVTSSPHHSSQQQQQMGGNSSTSGSGKSSSKDYMMGTGSEHPSLLGVRLPPDTEIIKYTSSIVGPKIPGTTSRGRKKTISETEQQTTQQQQKQQHQAEQHLLQQQQQAQKELDSTKNAISSLLAFPGLSPAKRARLEMEYAAMAAAAQQQHQQAQQQHQAQQQLHGMLGAAGIPGMAGLVGLPGMSGNPLDQLTVSKASSSTAPTTSTSSSSAGSNLLNQSNSDRVEVIKLPPTITSNGAYNLSSKGKEVHDLTTDMAPNSGGVNLSLKSNASGNALTPSGAVGSASNPITIDDFDAPLNLSMKPSDKSNSSSSNAAAGGSSSSTAALASLASDYQAASSGQSGNSLQSLSSITAALGGTGGMPGGSISGSGGTSPAPAGAGSGAAGGGSGSGSGGGSSSYKEGRPRNLGRGVSKPKKNTVASLLAQSRAVGLKPMLATQQLLQQGADIEKIRLALSEANAHMETSTDSESVAAESGLSESESEDANILNVAELRVPLELGWKRETVIRGLTKQGQIRGEVTYYAPGSTTPLKSNGQVFAILEQQPSNLSRENFSFSARAIVGSFLQPAPPPYANDGEYIRMTDEDVAKRLEDLKVFTRQTLNVEQRIEIAKQQQAMRDAKKLQKEELARNKEKARQEKNSKLEQQRKDKELKNQQAIEELQKQKEMLLAAEMERERRRQHMSLIRMLELRRKFEDREKKKHQLVLDRLLLRERRMAERKRDAEILQLIRRPNEDSEMPQELVIPELDRIAGNRLPGQAMADLLMVFEFLHNFGETLGFDMESLPSLQNLHDALMSDSNADAEEELLSVMTHLLVCAIEDPGVPNPGRHTTLLGQSLRNADITNSNVSEILRIYLYATATGEVRQMHGITVDRERERRVPDHHQLDSDTTSHSHSVKNQEYYKLLHENDTWKLSQSLKDRPFVALNPTRKAQMLAHLCNDLLMNKAVLRQIDGSLETCAQMRKEKYMTDMKVRKYKALHMRKARIEAYERAQAEREAAMQALMAQQKLDAERLKAEEEAKAAAAEEAAAAAETDGEAAKGGSPNGEMAEDGDQAVEGAAKEPQPQQPMEVDGVVDEESLVSPAKPIVQTDNSLTPSKQDMPTPTYQINGSSTPTTSAVTGGDMNALLQAKKSGARNSINDEHHHDVSIIDDDLSDLDSEITNVEEDEDNRLSADELQKKLDKIVRASLNCKEALEKSTNQLRAACFGQDRFWRRYWKLPKAGGIFIEALESAQNDICGYHEALEGMDDKKDANDKKENSENEKDIAAESSEQAMDVDESDTKLEDGVPAPDVEMPESNQQNAHQDEEDDDDDVTEINKVEPEIVDLGDDDDDAAPPLPKIEPPRPEIKVKSEMELMGPPPTTMISTKTDFEAEIKIPAMPGILMPPTLNNNNTNNNNNNNGSDNCDKLDTGLGLGQQQQNFSQSVIKTEDVKKEDDCIIVSTSSVDDTPKWFSIVRREVPLISELPAEEGGVVGQELQISYANQNCSAQLQLQGHPWDLINNMQYYSIPMDECKVDTSKLGHECIFSLSGLDEKQMLAKVEEYKAHKVESKNGLGSPHRHHETKDDEEQAKLKLDKEMDTEMETDGDELAGKEKFFRLRSDAPPDTGGGASEGTDVKPKMELRLDEALSQAYYHNIANMSLSSVQTYIPIDIPLPLSMTPDEHRLLEQVKLAGFPKRVHGVYVPRRQRYGWWQLDDEQKLRQLLKTLNPSGLRERELQENLQRFLGLEQPLGVNYQLKSDTDFPEEFLMPDKKGDWNPKVAKRVELALIEQLESLEDKVASASMQLKNWQLPNRVESELTLDSQEDVTEEDFVSIIPMIRERIIDLEANIERRYLKPPLGSQTGDAHLAVIAQNQHTSTQTQNSASAAAYLLQMQQQQQQQQLAQQQQQQQSSGTGNSLNPSSFNERTMALAAAAAGPGNASGGANTALVAGAMPCESGSGEANSGNASPASNCDSDRDEKVEQIPKGLVQWRDAVSRSHTTAQLAMALYVLESCVAWDKSIMKAYATKNKSSKKKSSAKKQATPSKKQQQKKKKKEQQLTPNGKDSKTAINKPENKAPLSIKINLKALAQNGQCLLNQTHNKTPPILTKSPTASPSSHPNTSDSDSDFGKRTKKKSGGKRRRSANKTNSSKYSNSLQNCQFCTSGENEDKLLLCDGCDKGYHTYCFKPKMDNIPDGDWYCYECVNKATNERKCIVCGGHRPSPVGKMIYCDLCPRAYHADCYIPPLLKVPRGKWYCHGCISRAPPPKKRSAGGTSGSSSKSRRDRDRESGGSAKRRSDNSKTPAMEHMQQQQQQMPLAGGDSHHHHHHQQPPSLNSSHDESMNSLPAAPLSPAHSVVSATTYDDQHHANNSVDGNSRFHAHLIPPSNNGTAALLEDVPGGGSVMPGGYPVYTPVAAGNFSAGLINQAPVPPAMPFANVVAMSPRAVTPTRTRTPTPTPAPTPPPPPPTPLLMQASPTVTALHVNACQSPPQQQHAQLMTMPSPPAIGVGAATNQMSPPPINIHAIQEAKEKLKQEKKEKHATKKLMKELAVCKTLLGEMELHEDSWPFLLPVNTKQFPTYRKIIKTPMDLSTIKKKLQDLSYKTREDFCVDVRQIFDNCEMFNEDDSPVGKAGHGMRKFFESRWGELTDKHS